A region of Paenibacillus sp. JNUCC-31 DNA encodes the following proteins:
- the miaA gene encoding tRNA (adenosine(37)-N6)-dimethylallyltransferase MiaA, producing the protein MLKVEVKPKLLVLVGPTAVGKTRMSIELAQAFNCEIISGDSMQVYREMDIGTAKITRDEMKGVPHHLIDIHEPEYPYSVAEFQESCTRLIEEIHERGKLPFIVGGTGLYVESVCYGFQFSDSGSDEAFRNEQFRYAEQHGPQALHDKLRVIDPVSAERLHPNDQRRIVRALEIYHLTGEKWSEQLASQKKESPYDLLIVGLTMDRQKLYARVEERIDLMIEQGLVDEVKSLLERGVARGHISMQGLGYKEIAAYIQGEVSWEAAVEWLKRDTRRFAKRQLSWFRHMKDIEWVDMTDTTDFNGNYTQVCEMITRKFG; encoded by the coding sequence ATGTTGAAAGTGGAAGTTAAACCGAAGCTGCTTGTGCTGGTCGGACCGACAGCTGTAGGCAAAACGAGAATGAGTATTGAGCTTGCACAAGCCTTCAATTGTGAAATTATTTCGGGGGATTCGATGCAAGTATATCGCGAAATGGATATTGGAACGGCCAAAATTACTCGTGATGAAATGAAGGGTGTACCCCATCACCTCATTGACATCCATGAACCGGAATACCCCTATTCTGTAGCTGAGTTTCAGGAGAGCTGCACACGTCTGATTGAGGAAATCCATGAGCGCGGCAAATTGCCTTTTATTGTTGGTGGCACCGGTCTGTATGTTGAATCGGTATGTTACGGCTTTCAATTCTCGGACAGCGGCTCGGATGAAGCGTTTCGAAATGAACAGTTCCGTTATGCAGAGCAACATGGCCCGCAGGCGTTACATGATAAGCTGAGGGTCATTGATCCGGTTAGTGCAGAACGACTGCATCCGAATGACCAGCGCCGAATTGTTCGAGCACTGGAAATCTACCACCTCACAGGTGAGAAGTGGTCCGAGCAGCTTGCTTCCCAAAAAAAGGAGTCTCCGTATGACCTGCTTATTGTGGGTTTGACGATGGATCGTCAGAAGCTGTATGCCCGAGTGGAAGAGCGAATTGATCTGATGATCGAGCAGGGTCTGGTAGATGAGGTCAAGTCTTTACTGGAGCGCGGGGTAGCGAGGGGGCATATCTCCATGCAGGGACTCGGCTATAAGGAAATTGCGGCTTATATTCAGGGTGAAGTAAGCTGGGAGGCTGCGGTAGAGTGGCTAAAAAGGGATACACGCCGTTTTGCCAAGCGGCAATTGTCCTGGTTCCGTCATATGAAGGACATTGAATGGGTGGATATGACGGATACCACAGATTTTAATGGAAATTATACTCAGGTATGTGAGATGATTACACGCAAGTTTGGCTGA
- a CDS encoding class I SAM-dependent methyltransferase, translating to MYITTGEKEAGHLVERARNLAETTGGTYIPRKKMSLPTLIAHYGIDEVVVVLQGKVRLFRPDSPLLEFHPSMGFVRAKRVLRGEADPMLEAGAVLEGDTIIDCTAGLGTDALVFSVAVGESGRVIACESSLPLYTLLVEGMSQYESIKPAVNEAFRRIELRHANHLDLLRSMPDRSCDTVYFDPMFREPMLDSSAIQPLRDYANPSALDEQSIIEAKRVARKRVVMKEKRGSTEFTRLGFEVHDRGNAKTLYGVINVESGS from the coding sequence ATGTATATTACAACCGGTGAAAAGGAAGCAGGCCACCTTGTGGAACGTGCGCGAAACCTTGCGGAAACAACGGGAGGCACCTATATACCACGCAAAAAAATGTCTTTACCTACACTGATTGCACATTATGGGATAGATGAGGTTGTTGTTGTGCTTCAGGGTAAAGTTCGTTTGTTTCGTCCGGATTCACCGCTGCTTGAGTTTCACCCCAGCATGGGATTTGTACGCGCCAAACGTGTGTTAAGGGGAGAGGCAGACCCAATGCTGGAAGCGGGAGCTGTGCTTGAAGGAGATACCATTATCGATTGTACTGCCGGACTCGGCACCGATGCGTTGGTCTTTTCGGTGGCGGTGGGCGAAAGTGGTCGGGTCATCGCATGTGAGAGCTCCCTCCCGCTGTACACACTATTAGTAGAAGGCATGTCTCAATATGAAAGCATTAAGCCTGCGGTAAACGAAGCTTTCCGGCGCATTGAGCTGCGTCACGCAAATCATCTTGATTTGCTGCGTTCCATGCCCGATCGAAGCTGTGATACGGTCTATTTTGACCCGATGTTCCGTGAACCGATGCTCGATTCAAGTGCCATCCAGCCTTTGCGGGATTATGCGAATCCAAGCGCACTGGATGAACAGAGTATTATTGAAGCGAAACGGGTTGCCCGCAAGCGGGTAGTTATGAAAGAGAAGCGCGGCAGCACGGAGTTTACGAGACTCGGCTTTGAGGTGCACGACCGGGGCAATGCAAAAACACTGTACGGAGTGATTAATGTTGAAAGTGGAAGTTAA
- the mutL gene encoding DNA mismatch repair endonuclease MutL, which produces MAKIHVLDEHIANQIAAGEVVERPASVVKELLENSVDAGASKIDVTVEEGGLLRIRVKDNGSGIEPEDMEKAFYRHATSKIAHGRDLFQITSLGFRGEALASIAAVSKVEVLSASGNDGRGRRIVIEGGKLLSHEDATSPQGTDFEVKELFFNTPARLKYMKTIQTELGHISDVLYRMAMSHPNISFTLRHNENTLLQTLGNGDLLQVVAAIYGTSAAKAMLPIQGESLDYRVSGLISLPEWTRANRGGMSTILNGRYIRNYGLNQAILKAYHTLLPINRFPLVVVQLEMHPSLVDVNVHPAKLEVRFSKEAELYEFIETTLRGILRKEVLIPQVTKQQIRRGDNSSFIQEQFLFPRGPLKDEAESAGYGQSGPLGKRAEPGNMNPEDDDLDLDAPADVQSGTDGNMEGQTLPLPEPPPELPPTYSPFGVLSGDSGSNVLKYNYSDNESSHSDPASAGSGSNGAATDGVSQDAIPSTVDSRPSASQPPAPDYRSNSVDSPVREGRSSYNPSAAGTKGERSWKAPRLPDPIRLASAVKSDVSMPAFPELSLIGQHHGTYLIAQNQDGLYLIDQHAAHERVNYEYYYEQFGSPAQASQELLLPITLEFTPSETEKLKTRLAWFEQAGVYLEHFGGQTFRVRSHPFWFPKGDEKDIIEEMAEWVLSERSIDVAKMREAASIMCSCKASIKANQKLTDQEAEVLIQRLGSCRQPYTCPHGRPIVVSFSTYDLEKLFKRVM; this is translated from the coding sequence GTGGCGAAAATTCATGTGCTTGATGAACATATTGCCAACCAGATTGCGGCAGGTGAGGTGGTTGAACGACCTGCTTCAGTCGTTAAGGAGTTGCTCGAAAACTCGGTGGATGCAGGCGCCTCCAAGATTGATGTTACGGTGGAAGAGGGCGGGCTGCTTCGTATTCGGGTTAAAGACAATGGTTCCGGTATCGAACCTGAGGATATGGAAAAGGCCTTCTATCGTCATGCAACCAGTAAAATAGCCCATGGTCGCGATCTGTTTCAGATCACAAGTCTTGGATTCCGGGGAGAAGCCTTGGCGAGTATCGCCGCTGTCTCCAAGGTGGAAGTGTTATCGGCCAGCGGCAATGACGGGCGAGGGCGCCGAATCGTGATTGAGGGAGGCAAACTTCTCTCACATGAGGATGCAACCTCACCCCAAGGCACGGATTTTGAGGTGAAAGAGCTATTTTTCAATACACCAGCCAGGCTTAAATATATGAAAACGATCCAGACCGAGCTGGGACATATCTCGGATGTTCTCTATCGCATGGCCATGTCCCATCCTAACATCTCGTTCACGCTGCGTCATAATGAAAATACGCTGCTTCAGACACTGGGCAACGGGGATCTGCTGCAAGTGGTTGCAGCGATCTATGGTACAAGTGCTGCCAAAGCCATGCTCCCCATTCAGGGAGAAAGTCTGGACTATCGTGTGAGCGGGCTAATCAGTCTGCCGGAATGGACTCGTGCTAATCGTGGCGGCATGTCAACCATTCTAAACGGACGATATATTCGGAATTATGGGCTCAACCAGGCTATTCTGAAGGCGTATCATACCTTGCTGCCTATTAATCGGTTTCCACTTGTCGTAGTGCAATTGGAGATGCACCCATCCCTGGTCGATGTGAATGTGCATCCGGCGAAGCTGGAGGTTCGTTTCAGCAAGGAAGCGGAGCTGTACGAGTTTATAGAAACAACACTGCGTGGAATATTACGGAAGGAAGTACTCATTCCACAGGTAACCAAGCAGCAGATCAGACGTGGAGATAATAGCTCCTTTATTCAGGAACAATTTCTTTTCCCAAGAGGGCCGCTAAAGGACGAAGCTGAATCCGCAGGTTATGGGCAATCGGGTCCTTTAGGGAAACGTGCTGAACCCGGTAACATGAACCCGGAGGATGATGATCTGGATTTGGATGCTCCGGCTGATGTGCAGTCAGGTACTGATGGGAACATGGAGGGTCAGACGCTGCCTTTGCCCGAGCCTCCACCCGAGCTTCCGCCAACCTACAGTCCATTCGGGGTGTTGAGCGGAGACTCAGGATCTAATGTTCTGAAGTATAATTATAGTGATAACGAAAGTTCCCATAGCGATCCAGCTTCAGCTGGGAGTGGAAGTAACGGTGCTGCTACAGATGGTGTTTCGCAGGATGCCATACCTTCAACTGTGGATAGTAGACCATCTGCTTCGCAGCCTCCGGCTCCTGACTATCGTTCCAATTCGGTGGATTCTCCGGTTAGAGAAGGACGTTCATCTTATAACCCATCTGCGGCAGGTACAAAAGGAGAGCGAAGCTGGAAGGCTCCACGTTTACCGGACCCAATTAGGCTGGCATCTGCCGTTAAATCGGATGTTTCCATGCCTGCGTTTCCCGAACTAAGTCTGATTGGGCAGCACCATGGAACGTATTTGATTGCACAAAATCAAGATGGTCTATATCTGATCGATCAGCATGCCGCGCATGAACGGGTGAATTATGAGTATTACTACGAGCAGTTTGGCAGTCCGGCTCAGGCGTCACAGGAACTGTTACTGCCCATTACGCTGGAGTTCACTCCTTCCGAGACCGAAAAGCTTAAAACCAGACTGGCTTGGTTCGAGCAGGCAGGTGTGTACTTGGAGCATTTCGGCGGGCAGACCTTCAGGGTGCGTTCCCATCCGTTCTGGTTCCCAAAAGGGGATGAGAAAGACATTATTGAGGAGATGGCAGAATGGGTTCTGAGCGAACGTAGTATTGATGTTGCCAAGATGCGAGAAGCGGCATCCATTATGTGCTCTTGCAAGGCTTCCATCAAAGCCAATCAGAAACTGACGGATCAGGAGGCGGAAGTGCTGATTCAGCGTCTTGGTTCATGCCGTCAACCATATACTTGTCCACACGGGAGACCAATTGTGGTTTCATTTTCAACCTATGATCTGGAGAAATTGTTCAAACGGGTCATGTAG
- the mutS gene encoding DNA mismatch repair protein MutS, with protein sequence MAQYTPMIQQYLQVKAEAQDAFLFFRLGDFYEMFFEDAVNAARELEITLTARAGGGEDKIPMCGVPYHSADNYIQRLIEKGYKVAICEQMEDPTVTKGMVRREIVRVITPGTVMEGKTLGDKSNNYMVCLTGNQNTLALAACDLSTGELYVTSVPYSQEWLKDEIGIYEPSELVGDAALLDTVATQASPIGRPVVYTPWTKSKEDLVRQQFGEAVWARLEPERQACIARLFSYLSETQKRSLGQLTQVSTYEPDHFMILDPFTRRNLELVETVRERSKKGSLLWLLDRTETSMGARMLRRWVDKPLLQKGKINERLEAVDTLYNQFILREDLRAELKDIYDLERLVGRIAFGNANGRDLNALKMSLDKIPGLRQYCADSPSTTLQHIAGIMDDCSDLRDAIGEAIVDEPPVSVRDGGLIREGYHERLDELREASVNGKQWIAELEAREREATGIRSLKIGYNKVFGYYIEITKSNLASLPEGRYERKQTLANAERYITPELKEKETLILEAQDKMVDIEYGLFAELRERLNQEIARLQKLAELVAEIDVYQSFAVISAERNFVRPTLTDGYNLVVEQGRHPVVEAVMRDGAFIANNTAMRKEEARILLITGPNMAGKSTYMRQVALISILAQIGCFVPAGQAEVPIMDRIFTRIGAADDLIGGQSTFMVEMADIQVMTDKATPRSLIIIDELGRGTSTSEGMAIAQSVIEYVHDIIGCKALVSTHFHELAHLEESLDKLANYSMAVQESGDKVNFLRKLIAGAASSSYGIYCARLAGLPDSIIERANGLLHGFEHAAAQVAVGGEFAGNDKRQLDEQVHGVEFQSTDHSSLIREHETEEKVDFAVLIEDSSDQQQAHKPASKKQTGSKHADVVQLSIFGDDEPSIAPKSDVVAVDKPAREFIRNMKDIDVMNMTPLQAMQILNDLKLKAQQLS encoded by the coding sequence ATGGCTCAGTATACGCCAATGATTCAACAATATTTGCAAGTGAAGGCCGAAGCGCAGGACGCTTTTCTTTTTTTTAGATTAGGTGATTTCTATGAAATGTTCTTTGAGGATGCGGTCAATGCGGCCCGTGAGCTTGAAATTACATTAACAGCACGCGCAGGCGGGGGAGAAGATAAGATCCCGATGTGTGGCGTGCCTTATCATTCGGCTGACAATTACATACAGCGCTTGATTGAAAAAGGATACAAGGTAGCCATTTGTGAACAAATGGAAGATCCAACCGTAACCAAAGGCATGGTACGACGCGAAATTGTACGAGTCATCACGCCCGGAACAGTTATGGAAGGCAAGACATTGGGGGACAAGTCCAACAATTATATGGTTTGCCTGACGGGGAACCAGAACACACTTGCACTAGCTGCCTGTGACTTGTCTACCGGGGAGCTCTACGTGACCTCTGTCCCATACTCCCAGGAGTGGCTAAAGGATGAGATCGGGATCTATGAACCCTCGGAACTGGTGGGGGATGCGGCGTTACTGGATACAGTTGCTACCCAGGCATCTCCAATCGGCCGTCCTGTGGTCTATACGCCGTGGACAAAGAGTAAGGAAGATCTAGTGCGGCAGCAATTCGGCGAAGCGGTATGGGCACGTCTGGAGCCTGAGCGTCAAGCTTGCATTGCACGCCTCTTCTCCTATTTAAGTGAGACACAGAAACGCTCCCTTGGACAGCTGACACAGGTTTCAACGTACGAGCCGGATCATTTTATGATTCTCGACCCGTTTACTCGGCGCAACCTGGAACTAGTGGAAACTGTCCGTGAACGTTCCAAAAAAGGTTCGTTACTGTGGTTGTTGGACCGGACAGAGACGTCCATGGGTGCCCGGATGCTGCGACGTTGGGTCGATAAACCTTTGCTGCAAAAAGGCAAAATCAATGAGCGGCTGGAAGCGGTAGATACGCTGTATAACCAGTTTATATTGCGGGAGGATCTGCGTGCAGAACTCAAAGACATCTACGATCTGGAACGCCTGGTGGGCCGCATTGCCTTTGGTAACGCCAATGGTAGGGATCTGAATGCGCTGAAGATGTCATTGGACAAAATTCCGGGGCTCCGTCAGTATTGTGCAGATTCTCCATCCACGACGTTACAGCATATTGCTGGCATTATGGATGATTGTAGTGATCTGCGTGATGCAATCGGTGAGGCTATCGTTGATGAGCCGCCAGTGTCCGTGAGAGATGGAGGCTTGATCCGTGAAGGATATCATGAGCGGCTGGATGAACTCCGGGAAGCTTCGGTGAATGGCAAACAGTGGATTGCAGAACTGGAAGCCAGAGAGCGTGAAGCGACTGGTATCCGCTCGTTGAAAATCGGTTACAACAAAGTATTTGGGTACTATATCGAAATTACCAAGTCGAACCTGGCTTCTCTGCCGGAAGGGCGTTATGAGCGGAAGCAAACACTTGCCAATGCGGAGCGTTATATTACGCCAGAGCTGAAAGAGAAAGAGACACTGATTCTTGAAGCTCAGGACAAAATGGTTGATATTGAATACGGCTTGTTCGCGGAATTGCGGGAACGGCTTAATCAGGAGATCGCCAGGCTGCAGAAGTTGGCTGAACTGGTCGCGGAGATTGATGTATATCAATCGTTTGCCGTTATCAGTGCGGAACGTAATTTCGTACGGCCTACATTAACCGATGGTTACAATCTGGTTGTGGAACAAGGTCGTCATCCGGTGGTTGAAGCCGTGATGCGAGACGGAGCTTTTATTGCCAATAATACAGCCATGCGCAAGGAAGAGGCTCGAATTCTGCTGATTACCGGTCCGAATATGGCCGGGAAAAGTACCTATATGAGGCAAGTGGCGCTGATTTCGATTCTGGCGCAGATCGGCTGTTTCGTGCCAGCTGGACAAGCTGAGGTACCGATCATGGATCGCATTTTCACACGGATTGGTGCGGCAGACGATCTCATCGGCGGACAGAGTACGTTTATGGTCGAGATGGCCGACATTCAGGTCATGACAGATAAGGCAACACCGCGCAGTCTGATTATTATCGACGAATTGGGACGGGGGACGTCCACCAGTGAAGGCATGGCGATTGCGCAGTCTGTGATTGAATATGTGCATGATATCATTGGCTGTAAAGCGCTTGTATCCACACACTTCCACGAGCTTGCTCATCTGGAGGAAAGTCTGGACAAGCTGGCGAACTACTCCATGGCCGTTCAGGAGAGCGGGGACAAGGTTAATTTCCTCCGCAAATTGATTGCCGGGGCTGCCAGCAGCAGTTACGGAATTTATTGTGCACGACTTGCAGGTCTGCCGGATAGCATCATCGAGCGGGCAAATGGATTGCTGCATGGTTTTGAGCATGCCGCAGCTCAAGTTGCCGTTGGAGGTGAATTTGCCGGGAATGACAAGCGACAACTGGATGAACAAGTTCATGGCGTGGAGTTTCAGTCTACAGACCATTCCTCATTAATACGGGAACATGAGACTGAGGAGAAGGTTGACTTCGCTGTTTTAATTGAGGATTCATCAGACCAGCAACAAGCCCATAAACCAGCCAGCAAGAAGCAGACAGGCTCCAAACATGCAGATGTGGTTCAACTGTCCATCTTTGGTGATGACGAGCCTAGTATAGCTCCGAAATCGGATGTAGTTGCAGTTGACAAGCCTGCCCGGGAGTTTATTCGCAATATGAAAGATATTGATGTGATGAACATGACGCCGCTTCAGGCGATGCAGATATTGAATGATCTTAAATTGAAGGCACAGCAATTATCCTGA
- a CDS encoding putative amidoligase domain-containing protein produces the protein MNVTEEAEEAVRRYERMLPRERTDRLKRSGIEVMSSQSRRARELGLRVRYDVEICCLQAIRIKRRDTSGMGGAQESVLDPDAASTLFKRIERLAVKTLYTVGLDHGAVRLEATGKSGCAVVSIDPRPWKGMTDLSAMYRAGWKQLQSELDEERHRNTAPTLGMDPEFLLVQMPESKIVPASRFLERTGVAGCDSVTIGGRRIYPVAELRPAPSSEPRELLAHLMRAFAVASRSISDHSLIWQAGGMPQRGLPLGGHVHFSGVTLNGELLRALDNYLALPLAILQDPRGSGRRPRYGALGDFRLKSYGGFEYRTLPSFLVSPLVAKGVVALAGLIAGGYSKLRQRPLAKEAIHMAFYEGNREIMQAPISTLLDDLTQMDDYERYERYAAPLITQLRQGRTWDESRDIRKLWNIRAGS, from the coding sequence ATGAATGTGACAGAAGAGGCTGAGGAAGCGGTGCGCCGATATGAACGCATGCTCCCTAGGGAACGGACCGATCGCCTGAAGCGATCCGGCATTGAAGTGATGTCCTCGCAGAGCAGGCGTGCCCGAGAGTTGGGCCTGCGTGTACGTTACGATGTGGAGATATGCTGCCTGCAAGCGATCCGAATCAAACGCAGAGATACCAGCGGCATGGGTGGAGCGCAAGAAAGTGTGCTGGACCCGGATGCTGCTTCGACGTTGTTCAAACGCATTGAACGGCTTGCCGTCAAAACATTGTACACAGTCGGACTGGATCACGGAGCTGTAAGATTGGAGGCTACAGGGAAAAGCGGCTGCGCTGTCGTCTCGATTGATCCGAGACCTTGGAAGGGCATGACCGACCTCTCTGCCATGTACCGTGCAGGCTGGAAACAGCTTCAGTCTGAACTGGATGAAGAGCGGCATCGGAATACAGCACCTACACTTGGAATGGACCCCGAGTTCCTGCTTGTGCAGATGCCTGAATCCAAAATCGTACCGGCTTCCCGATTTCTGGAACGTACAGGTGTAGCAGGCTGTGATTCCGTGACAATCGGCGGACGGCGAATATATCCGGTAGCGGAACTACGCCCAGCGCCCAGCTCCGAGCCGCGTGAACTGCTGGCACATCTGATGAGGGCCTTTGCGGTAGCCTCACGCAGCATTAGCGACCATTCGCTGATTTGGCAGGCAGGGGGGATGCCCCAGCGAGGACTGCCGCTTGGCGGACATGTTCATTTCAGTGGCGTGACACTGAACGGTGAACTGCTGCGTGCCTTGGACAATTATCTCGCATTGCCGCTTGCCATTCTTCAGGACCCGCGAGGTTCAGGGAGACGCCCGCGGTATGGGGCACTGGGTGATTTTCGGCTGAAATCCTACGGTGGATTCGAATACCGCACATTGCCGAGCTTTCTGGTATCTCCTCTGGTTGCCAAAGGTGTCGTAGCTCTGGCTGGTCTGATTGCTGGTGGCTATAGTAAACTCCGTCAACGTCCATTGGCGAAGGAGGCAATCCATATGGCCTTTTATGAAGGGAACCGCGAAATAATGCAGGCACCTATTTCAACCCTGCTGGATGACCTGACACAAATGGATGATTATGAGCGCTACGAACGTTATGCGGCTCCTTTAATTACCCAATTAAGACAGGGGAGGACATGGGATGAGAGTCGGGATATACGTAAACTCTGGAATATTCGAGCAGGTTCATGA
- a CDS encoding outer spore coat protein CotE: MSLSHKHQCREIITKAICGKGRKFSTVTHTVTPPNGPTSILGAWIINHQYEAVSAGDGIEVIGTYDINIWYSYDKNSQTDVAKETVSYVEHVPLSYLDPKHRTATVEVSADATQEPSCVEATVSAGGGSVIIRVEREFAVELVAETKVCVKVCTDGCGDYEDKDYDFGSGDGDYDDLDPDLLDDEL, translated from the coding sequence ATGTCATTGAGTCATAAACATCAATGTAGAGAGATCATCACGAAGGCGATCTGCGGCAAAGGTCGTAAGTTCTCTACCGTAACACATACCGTGACTCCGCCTAATGGTCCGACCAGTATTTTGGGGGCTTGGATTATCAACCACCAATATGAAGCTGTATCAGCGGGGGACGGAATTGAAGTTATTGGTACTTACGATATCAACATCTGGTATTCCTATGACAAAAATTCGCAGACGGATGTAGCCAAAGAAACAGTGTCGTATGTAGAACATGTGCCTTTGTCCTATCTGGACCCGAAACACCGGACTGCCACAGTAGAGGTATCTGCGGATGCAACGCAGGAACCGAGCTGTGTGGAAGCCACGGTGTCGGCAGGTGGAGGCAGCGTAATTATCCGGGTGGAACGGGAATTCGCTGTAGAGCTGGTCGCCGAGACTAAAGTTTGTGTGAAAGTGTGCACGGATGGTTGTGGAGATTACGAAGACAAGGATTATGACTTTGGCAGTGGTGATGGAGATTATGACGATCTCGATCCCGACCTGCTGGACGATGAACTGTAA
- a CDS encoding aromatic acid exporter family protein gives MGFRVIKTAIAALMAVLIADWCGLPGPTSAGLLAILGVDVTRKRSIRTISARFFASVVGLLFASVLFHFLGFHYWVLAVYILIAFPVIVRAGFKEGIVTGSVVVFRVFGGGEMDVHVVLVQIGLLLVGLGSAMVVNLAYMPAADPQMLRIRKRIDELFSVIFKEFAATLRNPNEVWAGKELIEADKAVLGGIEAAKRSLENQVIHPNEGWSVYFYMRKTQLDSIQHMMHLVSQIYQKMPHAEMVSELFDQLSQDVLTESYTGRTEKLLADVQEEFRRMDLPDTREEFEIRSAILQLCRELALYLKIAKKDKAPSPITDRSQSTNE, from the coding sequence ATGGGTTTTAGGGTAATAAAAACCGCAATAGCCGCGCTGATGGCCGTGCTGATTGCGGACTGGTGCGGCTTGCCTGGACCAACATCGGCGGGTTTGCTCGCCATTCTGGGCGTGGACGTAACTCGAAAAAGAAGTATTCGTACCATTTCTGCCCGATTCTTCGCTTCCGTAGTGGGGCTTTTATTTGCAAGTGTACTTTTTCACTTTCTCGGCTTCCATTACTGGGTGCTGGCGGTCTACATACTGATTGCGTTTCCGGTTATTGTCCGGGCAGGGTTCAAGGAAGGTATTGTGACGGGGTCTGTCGTAGTGTTTCGGGTATTTGGCGGCGGAGAAATGGACGTACATGTCGTTCTGGTACAAATTGGATTGCTGTTAGTTGGCCTTGGTTCCGCGATGGTGGTCAATCTGGCCTACATGCCGGCTGCTGATCCGCAGATGCTGCGTATCCGCAAAAGGATCGATGAATTATTCTCCGTCATCTTCAAGGAATTTGCAGCCACGTTGCGAAATCCCAACGAAGTCTGGGCAGGAAAAGAACTGATTGAAGCCGACAAGGCTGTCCTTGGCGGCATTGAAGCAGCCAAACGTTCATTGGAGAATCAGGTCATCCACCCGAATGAGGGCTGGAGTGTTTACTTTTATATGCGCAAAACGCAGCTGGATTCCATCCAGCATATGATGCATCTGGTCTCCCAGATCTATCAGAAGATGCCGCATGCGGAGATGGTGTCAGAGCTGTTTGATCAGCTTAGCCAGGATGTGTTGACCGAATCTTACACGGGACGAACCGAAAAACTTCTCGCAGATGTGCAGGAAGAATTCAGGCGAATGGATCTGCCGGATACAAGGGAAGAATTTGAGATTCGCTCCGCGATTCTCCAGCTGTGCCGGGAACTCGCGCTGTATCTGAAAATCGCGAAGAAGGACAAAGCGCCGTCCCCAATTACGGACCGGTCCCAATCTACAAACGAATAA
- a CDS encoding ABC transporter permease has translation MKQLHQSHIQQVARWRHKVLAVQLSMLVCMFLLWELAGRLRWIDVLLFSYPSKIFNQIGKDIASGELWAHVGVTVGETAVGFLLGTLVGTLLAVLIWWSPFLSKVLDPYMVVFNSMPKVALGPIFIVMFGAGFTAIVMTTLSITVIITTLVVYNSFNEVDQNYIKVIRTFGGDRSEIFTKVVLPASFPAIVSTLKVNVGMAWVGVIVGEFLVAKQGLGYLIIYGFQVFNFTLVLSSLLIIAAVATAMYQLVVYVERKLLAGRR, from the coding sequence ATGAAACAGCTGCACCAAAGTCATATTCAGCAGGTCGCCAGATGGCGTCATAAAGTGCTGGCTGTGCAGCTGTCCATGCTGGTATGTATGTTTTTGTTGTGGGAACTGGCGGGACGACTGCGCTGGATCGACGTGCTCTTGTTCAGTTATCCAAGCAAAATTTTCAATCAGATTGGCAAGGACATTGCCAGCGGGGAGTTATGGGCGCATGTCGGTGTAACCGTTGGGGAAACGGCAGTTGGTTTTTTGCTGGGGACACTCGTCGGAACGCTGCTTGCGGTCCTGATCTGGTGGTCTCCTTTTTTGTCCAAGGTGCTTGATCCTTACATGGTTGTATTTAACAGTATGCCGAAGGTAGCGCTGGGTCCGATTTTTATTGTCATGTTTGGTGCCGGTTTTACGGCGATTGTTATGACGACCTTGTCAATTACGGTGATTATAACAACACTTGTTGTGTATAACAGCTTCAATGAAGTGGATCAGAATTATATTAAAGTCATCCGCACGTTTGGTGGCGATCGCTCCGAAATTTTTACCAAAGTGGTATTGCCCGCTTCCTTTCCCGCCATTGTCTCTACCCTAAAAGTAAACGTGGGTATGGCCTGGGTTGGGGTGATCGTGGGTGAATTTCTGGTCGCCAAGCAGGGGCTGGGGTATCTGATCATCTATGGATTCCAAGTGTTTAATTTCACTCTGGTTTTGTCAAGTTTATTGATTATTGCAGCGGTAGCGACAGCGATGTATCAACTCGTTGTTTATGTAGAACGCAAGCTGCTGGCAGGACGCAGGTAA